In Juglans microcarpa x Juglans regia isolate MS1-56 chromosome 1S, Jm3101_v1.0, whole genome shotgun sequence, the genomic stretch ATTACAATTGATATCTGTACCATTAAGCATTTCATGAATCATTTGACAAGGAATTTTTTTGCTACAAAGTCCCAGTATGCACAGTGAAGCATTCCAAGTAACATTTGCTAATGACACGGTATCCTCTAGCTGTATGAAACGAATCACAATAAAACTTTGTTCCAAGACTGTGAAGCCTCTGCCAGTATCTCATTATGTGAGTTAATTCCTGAGATTAGCAATGACCATCAGAATATCCAGCATCTGCAACCTTTTGAATCTTGAGGGCCCTCAAACCATCGATCCCAAAATGGATTTATTGGGCCATTTGTCCTGCCGAAccagaagaaataaaatttacatgaaaggTAAAAAACTGATCCAGGCAGAAATCTTGAAGCAATGAAAACGTAAGGTTGGCAAATAAATATTACATTGGAAGCAAAGGATCAGGTCTTGGTTCCACGTTGCTCAGCGTTCTGGCATGCACATTATAAACTCCAGCTTGTGAATCCATAAAAGTAAAACTAAATGCAGATAAACATTCAActacaaatttttttcattcttacTCCTTGCATGAAGATGAGGCGCTCTCCATTTTCTCAAGCTGTTCCAGCTCCTCCTGCATGCACATAAAATCCAGCCATTCTAACAGCCGAAAATATAAACAAAGGAGAAAGTGCACCTAAATTTGTAGTAACTCAGACAGAAACCTAGATCCAAGAAGGGACTTTCTAATCAAGAAGTGCAATTACAGCACTATCTAAAACAATAAACTGAAAGGAGGTCATACAGAATAGAACGTGCCAATGAACCATCGTATTTTAGTAGGCCAGTTCGACCAGATGCTTTTTTGCCTCTCCACtataaatttcaatattcaatgTAAGTCAGATGCCACAAAAAGAGTACAGTAAAGCATCGGGAGATATAAAGGTTATCCAGAATGAGAAGCACAGACACTAGAGTGGAAGAGAGGCACGGATAAACCCCAAAAACAAGGGAGATATGATACAGATACATTGTTCGACATCATGTGCAAGTTTATAAAAGAAAGCCGATGACGGGAAACATCTGGACATGACAATGAAGTTTTCCAgaaacatctctctctctctctctccttcctttttctgaaagtattattttctctctcttttggtGCTTTCTTTGGTGCAGAGCTGTGGCCTTTCTGTGTCATAAATTCAAACTTGGAAATATCACACTAACTAGTGTTTTGAACTTTTGATCATTAGACAGACCCAAAACAAGTAAAACAAGTAGACTGGAATGTTCATCCATAGGTTTGGAAGTGAATAATGGAAAGTAGTTTccctatttttttataggtaaaaataaaatttggcttgaaaggaatgagaggagctttgaagatagggagtgTTCTTTGGATGAACTTGGAAATCTTTTCTTACGCTCCTTATTTCTTTGGTTTCAGCTATTGTGCTCAATGGAACTAGCGTTCGTGACTTTCTTGCATCACTTTCTA encodes the following:
- the LOC121245896 gene encoding guanine nucleotide-binding protein subunit gamma 2-like, translated to MLMTQSGRSGSARPITHLDHSLSASDTRGKHLIQAEIKRLEQEARFLEEELEQLEKMESASSSCKETLSNVEPRPDPLLPMTNGPINPFWDRWFEGPQDSKGCRCWIF